Proteins encoded by one window of Vigna radiata var. radiata cultivar VC1973A chromosome 5, Vradiata_ver6, whole genome shotgun sequence:
- the LOC106759898 gene encoding BTB/POZ domain-containing protein At4g08455: protein MLPRRCTASAAAGQTGSSDSDLDEFIMRCLSCEDQYDMMDSGTCRECYQEANEAEEELRLEIDDLKSKVSFLTLSSPTLNPSTADIVLVPVDDSDATPIPAHKHVLVSRSPVFNAMLENDMEERRSGTIKISDVSHDTLRAFVNYLYTAEAPLDNQMACNLLVLGEKYQVKHLKTYCEKYLIAKMNWNRAIANYAFAYQYNCKQLRSASLAVILDKMDSLTQNEYYAELVDTNPRLVVEIYETYIGKQLNTAGTC from the exons ATGCTTCCGCGGCGGTGCACGGCGTCAGCGGCGGCGGGGCAGACGGGGAGCAGCGACAGCGACTTGGATGAGTTTATTATGCGGTGCCTCTCCTGCGAGGATCAATACGACATGATGGACTCCGGAACCTGCAGGGAGTGCTACCAAGAGGCCAACGAGGCCGAGGAGGAGCTCCGCCTCGAGATCGATGACCTCAAGTCCAAGGTCTCCTTCCTCACACTCTCCTCTCCCACTCTCAATCCTTCTACCGCCGATATCGTCCTCGTTCCCGTCGACGACTCCGACGCCACTCCCATTCCCGCTCACAAGCATGTTCTG GTTAGTCGCTCTCCTGTTTTCAATGCAATGCTTGAGAATGATATGGAGGAAAGGCGGAGTGGCACCATCAAGATTTCTGACGTATCACATGATACCCTCCGCGCTTTTGTTAACTACTTATACACTGCTGAAGCGCCCCTTGATAACCAAATGGCCTGTAACCTGTTGGTTTTGGGAGAAAAGTATCAAGTGAAGCATCTGAAGACATACTGTGAGAAGTATTTGATCGCCAAAATGAATTGGAATAGGGCTATTGCAAACTATGCCTTTGCATATCAATACAATTGCAAACAATTACGAAGTGCGTCCTTGGCAGTGATCTTGGACAAAATGGATTCGCTCACTCAAAATGAATATTATGCGGAGCTCGTGGACACCAATCCTCGTCTTGTTGTGGAAATATATGAAACATATATTGGCAAGCAATTAAACACCGCAGGCACCTGTTAG